The following coding sequences lie in one Methanooceanicella nereidis genomic window:
- the mcrC gene encoding methyl-coenzyme M reductase I operon protein C, translating to MPIDRETQVVDCRESMGLDKGGGLAQRGTLSEAGRPDVVAIAMTPGRRHITKPVCEITYGLRKEGIQVSVLVLYSGGGVPPDAKDAAIGHGPKFGLSEKEIEQINRHKLALIHLGNIKSHVIYKTRDILRFVRIPAIIVCQCPVDFEDFARIGVKTRVVNPEPDKIETQGTVLEIVTGITRGQTCSRDKLNEIVKNIIRINPQALTTN from the coding sequence ATGCCAATAGATCGTGAAACTCAGGTAGTTGATTGCAGGGAAAGTATGGGCCTGGACAAAGGTGGCGGACTCGCCCAGAGAGGTACGCTATCCGAAGCCGGTCGTCCGGACGTGGTCGCGATCGCGATGACACCCGGAAGAAGGCATATCACAAAACCTGTGTGCGAGATCACCTACGGGCTCCGAAAAGAAGGTATCCAGGTCAGCGTACTGGTCCTCTACTCCGGAGGTGGCGTCCCGCCGGACGCAAAGGACGCAGCTATCGGCCACGGGCCTAAGTTCGGCCTGTCCGAAAAGGAGATCGAGCAGATCAACCGCCATAAGCTGGCATTGATACATCTGGGAAACATAAAGTCTCACGTGATATACAAGACGAGGGATATACTCCGATTCGTGAGGATCCCCGCGATAATCGTATGTCAATGCCCTGTAGACTTCGAGGATTTCGCCAGGATCGGCGTCAAGACTCGGGTCGTAAACCCGGAACCTGATAAGATCGAGACGCAGGGAACTGTGCTTGAGATCGTTACCGGGATAACGAGAGGTCAGACATGTTCAAGGGACAAGCTGAACGAGATCGTGAAAAATATCATAAGAATAAATCCGCAGGCACTTACTACAAATTAG
- the mcrD gene encoding methyl-coenzyme M reductase operon protein D has product MIAPVTGKRKPQLEVFPDRLLNPDTAQKLLNELNKISGITRIVVYGPSLPKDNPEDLLQGKFNVREPTYLDIKGEKVELTVQVGRFWIELEDAGVKEQVREACEKALPFPFTINEGLFIRTQKTITDYVRKGGKVDDISIGMFDPKAKRQNSSCCGAPKSSNNEDI; this is encoded by the coding sequence GTGATAGCGCCGGTAACAGGGAAAAGGAAACCCCAGTTGGAAGTATTTCCCGACAGGCTTCTCAATCCAGACACTGCACAGAAGCTGTTGAACGAATTGAACAAGATCAGCGGCATTACCCGGATCGTCGTGTACGGTCCCAGCCTGCCCAAGGATAATCCAGAGGATCTTCTGCAGGGCAAGTTCAACGTACGCGAACCAACCTACCTTGACATAAAAGGCGAAAAGGTTGAATTGACGGTCCAGGTGGGCAGATTTTGGATCGAGCTAGAAGATGCTGGCGTCAAAGAACAGGTCAGGGAAGCTTGTGAAAAGGCTCTCCCCTTCCCCTTCACGATAAACGAAGGTCTTTTCATCAGGACACAAAAGACCATCACGGATTACGTGAGGAAAGGGGGCAAGGTCGATGACATAAGCATAGGGATGTTCGACCCCAAGGCAAAGCGGCAGAATTCATCATGCTGCGGAGCTCCTAAGTCGAGCAATAATGAAGACATATAA
- the mcrB gene encoding coenzyme-B sulfoethylthiotransferase subunit beta encodes MPKFKDVIDLYDDKGKLLEKDVPLEAISPLVNPTIKKLIGLTKRSVAVSLEGIEGALKTGKVGGKGRQILGKSLDLSLVKDAEKIAKNVEDKIRVSKGDDTAVKIVGGGKSLLVQCPTARIDAGAEFVAGMTCAGSAVTEALLEMYKVDMFDGPFVKAAVWGLYPQTIDMEGGNVKGILEAPMKDEGLGYALRNILCNHTVAIAKRNAMNAAGLSSIFEQTGVFEMGDAIGPWERYQLLGLAYQGLNANNLVYNLVKENGKNGTVGSVVASTVGKAIDDKVIKVEKTLPSGYKVYTTEDVPLWNAYAAAGLMAATMVNCGAMRAAQAVSSTLLYYNDLIERETGLPGVDFGKVQGTAVGFSFFSHSIYGGGGPGIFNGNHVVTRHSKGFAVPCVSAACALDAGTQMFTVESTSKLIGDVFGEIPEFREPLVYVAKGAAEIKGKV; translated from the coding sequence ATGCCTAAATTTAAGGATGTAATAGACCTATACGACGATAAGGGAAAACTTTTAGAAAAGGATGTACCTCTTGAGGCAATCAGCCCATTAGTCAACCCGACTATCAAGAAACTCATCGGCTTGACCAAGAGGTCAGTAGCAGTAAGCCTCGAGGGTATCGAGGGCGCTCTCAAGACCGGAAAGGTCGGCGGCAAGGGCAGGCAGATCCTCGGAAAGAGCTTAGATCTCAGCCTCGTCAAGGACGCAGAGAAGATCGCCAAGAACGTCGAAGACAAGATCCGCGTAAGCAAGGGCGACGACACAGCAGTTAAGATCGTCGGCGGCGGCAAGAGCTTACTCGTACAGTGCCCGACCGCAAGAATCGATGCGGGCGCAGAGTTCGTCGCAGGTATGACCTGTGCAGGCTCAGCCGTAACAGAAGCCTTACTCGAGATGTACAAGGTCGACATGTTCGACGGTCCGTTCGTCAAGGCAGCAGTATGGGGTCTCTACCCGCAGACCATCGATATGGAAGGCGGTAACGTAAAGGGTATCCTTGAAGCTCCGATGAAGGATGAAGGTCTCGGCTACGCATTAAGGAACATTCTGTGTAACCACACAGTTGCGATCGCAAAGAGAAACGCCATGAACGCAGCAGGTCTGTCCTCAATATTCGAGCAGACTGGTGTATTCGAGATGGGCGACGCGATCGGACCGTGGGAGAGGTACCAGTTACTCGGCTTAGCATACCAGGGTCTTAACGCAAACAACCTGGTATACAACTTAGTCAAGGAGAACGGCAAGAACGGTACTGTCGGATCAGTAGTCGCTTCTACCGTCGGCAAGGCTATCGATGACAAGGTCATCAAGGTAGAGAAGACCCTGCCGTCCGGATACAAGGTATACACCACTGAAGACGTCCCATTATGGAACGCATACGCTGCAGCCGGTTTAATGGCAGCAACGATGGTCAACTGCGGTGCAATGAGAGCAGCCCAGGCAGTATCATCGACCCTGCTGTACTACAACGACCTGATTGAGAGAGAGACCGGATTACCGGGCGTAGACTTCGGTAAGGTTCAGGGTACCGCAGTCGGATTCTCGTTCTTCAGCCACTCGATCTACGGTGGCGGCGGACCGGGTATATTCAACGGTAACCACGTCGTTACAAGACACTCCAAGGGCTTTGCGGTTCCATGTGTATCTGCAGCTTGCGCACTTGATGCAGGCACCCAGATGTTCACTGTAGAATCGACCTCCAAGCTCATTGGTGATGTATTCGGCGAGATACCCGAGTTCAGAGAACCACTCGTATACGTTGCAAAGGGAGCAGCAGAGATCAAGGGAAAAGTATAG
- a CDS encoding tRNA (N(6)-L-threonylcarbamoyladenosine(37)-C(2))-methylthiotransferase, with translation MKAYIETYGCTANMVDSSGICDAILRSGGSVVDDPGEADVIIINTCAVTQHTSRSMLKAISKYNGKRVIVAGCMASAQPEMLTGLEFAKKPGADHVAKLLGIAHDPNEIPLTMTGKTAIISISEGCMGNCSYCIVRIARGKLRSERPEKILDAVKRSVAAGATELYITSQDVGTYGMDIGIRLHELLREIIGMPGDFKIRLGMMNPFSIADIIPEMIDVFNHPKVYKFAHIPVQSGSDRILGLMGRPYTAAEYRGMVEELRGGVPGITFSTDYIVGFPTETDDDFERTKDNLRVCRPLKVNITRYSPRPGTPAAMMPDVLERIKKERSRALTALHHEVTSSFMRSCVGEHKGVLVTEPGKAGTVVARDSSYNMVVIGELLPQGKYVDVEIIDARTTYMVGKVIR, from the coding sequence ATGAAAGCGTACATTGAGACTTACGGCTGTACGGCCAACATGGTCGATTCCTCCGGCATATGCGACGCCATCCTCAGATCGGGAGGGTCAGTCGTCGACGATCCGGGCGAAGCCGATGTGATCATTATCAATACATGCGCTGTGACGCAGCATACCTCAAGGAGCATGCTGAAAGCGATCAGCAAATATAATGGTAAGCGGGTGATAGTCGCCGGATGTATGGCATCCGCTCAGCCGGAGATGCTAACGGGGCTCGAGTTTGCCAAAAAGCCGGGGGCCGATCATGTAGCCAAACTTTTAGGGATCGCTCACGACCCCAATGAGATACCGCTTACAATGACGGGTAAGACCGCCATCATATCGATATCCGAAGGCTGCATGGGAAACTGCTCCTATTGCATAGTCCGGATCGCCAGGGGAAAGCTCCGAAGCGAGCGTCCTGAAAAGATACTGGACGCCGTGAAAAGGTCTGTTGCCGCAGGAGCTACAGAACTATATATTACTTCTCAGGATGTCGGCACTTACGGGATGGACATCGGCATCAGGCTGCATGAGCTTTTAAGGGAGATCATCGGGATGCCCGGAGATTTCAAGATACGGCTGGGGATGATGAACCCGTTCTCGATAGCAGATATTATCCCGGAGATGATCGATGTCTTCAATCATCCTAAGGTCTATAAATTCGCCCATATCCCTGTACAGTCAGGCTCTGACAGGATACTGGGGTTAATGGGCCGTCCTTACACTGCGGCAGAATATCGTGGCATGGTCGAAGAGTTACGCGGGGGCGTGCCGGGTATCACCTTCTCAACTGACTACATAGTAGGGTTCCCGACGGAAACTGATGATGACTTCGAGAGGACGAAGGATAATTTGAGGGTGTGCCGGCCGCTTAAGGTCAATATAACCAGGTACTCTCCAAGGCCGGGAACCCCCGCGGCAATGATGCCGGATGTACTCGAAAGGATCAAAAAAGAGCGCTCGAGAGCTCTAACGGCGCTGCATCATGAGGTCACATCCTCGTTCATGCGCTCCTGCGTTGGGGAACATAAGGGGGTACTTGTCACCGAACCGGGTAAGGCGGGGACAGTAGTTGCCCGGGACAGTTCGTATAATATGGTAGTTATCGGAGAATTGCTCCCTCAGGGAAAATACGTGGACGTAGAGATCATCGATGCCAGGACCACTTATATGGTCGGCAAGGTCATCCGATGA
- a CDS encoding AI-2E family transporter, producing MGGTLLSDKRSGFISYVYENRWQVLILAIFLAVLLFVAFFFRPLFDGIILGIFFAYVTRPVKDFLDRYTKFSPYIATFCILIPVFFLILYGILEARTQLMWVSSNLDVIYADSLAMLSSLGIPMDPNTRLDGIIQGLTDYLISFLRSISVKETAESLLLFGMNAIVSIFVCFYLLKDGGRIVLSFRDTAPSTIRSQASYFIAEADRILNGIYMGTFYTALFIATMSFIIFYLFNMPYLILCTAFVFIAAMVPILSGMMVFLPLTVYELFARGPLMAGIFLCASVILVYIPPDYIIRPYLINRASNLHPLLIILSFIGGGLAGGLAGFFAAPLATGILVAFYRTYRKFGEKTDESVH from the coding sequence ATGGGTGGTACTCTGCTATCAGATAAACGATCAGGCTTCATCTCCTATGTATATGAAAACCGCTGGCAGGTCTTGATACTGGCAATATTTTTAGCCGTGCTCTTATTCGTGGCCTTCTTTTTCAGGCCGCTGTTCGACGGTATCATCCTGGGGATATTTTTTGCATATGTGACACGCCCGGTAAAGGACTTTCTCGACAGGTACACAAAATTTTCGCCGTATATAGCAACATTTTGTATACTGATCCCGGTATTCTTCCTGATCCTGTACGGTATACTTGAGGCCAGGACGCAGTTGATGTGGGTATCATCTAACCTGGATGTGATATATGCCGATTCCCTGGCGATGTTAAGTTCATTGGGTATTCCTATGGACCCGAACACCAGGCTGGATGGTATTATCCAGGGGCTGACGGATTATCTGATATCGTTCCTTCGCTCAATATCCGTGAAGGAAACTGCGGAGTCGCTGCTTCTGTTCGGGATGAACGCGATAGTATCGATATTCGTGTGTTTTTACCTCTTAAAGGATGGCGGCCGAATAGTCCTGTCTTTCCGTGATACGGCCCCGTCAACGATCAGGTCGCAGGCGAGCTATTTTATCGCAGAGGCGGACAGGATACTGAATGGCATATATATGGGCACTTTCTATACGGCGCTGTTCATTGCAACGATGTCATTCATCATCTTTTACCTCTTTAACATGCCATACCTGATCCTGTGCACGGCATTTGTTTTTATAGCGGCGATGGTCCCCATACTATCGGGCATGATGGTCTTCCTGCCGCTCACGGTCTACGAGCTATTTGCCAGAGGGCCGTTGATGGCCGGGATCTTCCTTTGCGCTTCCGTCATATTAGTATATATACCGCCAGACTATATTATCCGGCCATATCTGATCAACAGGGCTTCAAACCTGCACCCGTTACTGATAATACTGTCATTTATCGGCGGCGGCCTTGCAGGGGGGCTTGCAGGCTTTTTTGCCGCCCCGCTCGCGACAGGTATTCTGGTAGCGTTTTATCGGACATACCGTAAATTTGGTGAAAAAACAGATGAAAGCGTACATTGA